Sequence from the Candidatus Amarolinea dominans genome:
CGCCGCCCGGTTGGTTCCCTACGCTGCGCGGGCGAAGATGACGACCGCGACCGCCAGCAGCAGGAGGATGCCGACCAGTCCGGCCACGGCCCACATGGGCAGCAGCAGGCCCGATGATGGGGCCGGCGCCGGCGTAGGAACGGCTGTGGCCGCCGCATCGCCCACTGGCGCCAGGGTCAGGATGAACGCGGTCAGGTTGTTGACCTCGTCGTCGGTCAGGGGACCGCCTTTGGCCTGTGACCAGGCCGGCATGGCCGAGCCAGAGATGCCGTTGATGATCGTGCTGCGCACCGAAAGATCGGGGCGAATGCCGGAAAAGGCTTTGGACAGCCGCGCGCCGATGCGACCCTGGCCCTTGTCGCCGTGACACATGACGCAGTTTTCGCTGTACAGCCCGGCGCCCGCGGTCGGATCGCCGGCCACGTCCGCGAGGGTGGCGATGGGCGTGATCTGTTTGAGGGCAGGGGTGGGAAATTCGCCGGGCCGGCCGCCGCTCAGCCCTTCGATAAAGGCCACCAGGTCGCTGATGTCCTGCTCGGTGAGCGGGCCGCCGGGCTGCAGCCAAGCTGGCATGGCCGTGCCGGCGATGCCGTTGGCGACCGTTTGGCGAATCAGCGCATCAGGCTGGATCGAAGAAAAGACACTGGAAAGCGTAGCGCCCACCCGGCCTTTGCCATCCGGGCCGTGGCACACCGCGCAGTTGGCATCATAGATCTGGGCGCCGCGGGCCTTGTCGCCGCCGCCTTGAGCGCCAGCAACGCCAACCAGCAGGAGCGCCAGCAGCAAACCCAGGACGGCCCAGACTCCAGGCCGCCGCAGGCTGAATCTTCGTAAAGCGGTCACACGCTCGCTGTTCATGACTCATCTCCCTTGAGCAAACGGGGTGAGCGTGGCGCTCACCCCGTTGCAATGGTGACTACTTCAGCGTGGACAGGTAGGTCACCATGTCGTTGATTTCATCCGCGGTCAAGGTCTGACCGAAGGTTTTGGTCATCAGGTTGTCGGCAAAGCCCGGCGACAGGAAGGCGCTGGGGTTGACGATGGACTCCTTGATGTAGTCTGCGGCCGACTGTCCGGCCACACGGGTTTCGGCGATGCTGCCGATCTTGCTTAGTTCGGGGCCGAGAACGCCGGCGGCTGCGGTGCCTTCGATCTTGTGACAGGCAGAGCAGGTGCCCTTGCCCAGAACGATCGCCTTGCCGCGTGACACCGGATCGTTTGCCTCCGGCGTCGGTGTGGGCATGCCCATCTCCTGGCCGGCCGTCTTCTCGAAGTTGATGACAAAATCGGTCAGGTTGTTAATCTGGTCGGGGCGCAGCGGTCCGCCGAAGTCCTGCGCCCACGGCGGCATGGAGCCGGCGTAGAGGTTCGGCCGGGTGGAAACCAGGCGCCCGCCGGCAATGGTTGACTTGACATAGTCGCGCAGCGTGCCGGGATAGCCCACGTCCTTCAGGCGACCGGTGAAGAAGTACTGATCGTTGAGCGGCGGGCAGAGACCTTCGATGCCCTTGGCCTGCGGGCCGTGACACGGCTTGCAGTATTCACCAAACAGCAGGGCGCCTTCCTCGATAGACTTGCCCAACTGGGAGGCTTCTTCAGCGGCCATGCGGTTAGGCTCGCCGAGACCGACAAAGAGCAAGATGACCAGGGTCAGGATCGTGGCGACGATGCCCACCGTAATTTGTACGAGTTTCATGGACTGTTTTTCTCCTCGCCTACTCGCCGTAGATCGAATCACGATGCACGTAGATGATCTTTTCGAAGGTGTCTGTCTGTCCTGAGGTCACATTGTCCCACAAGATGCGCATAGTCAACTTCTTCAGACCCTCTTGCCAGTCCTCGATCACGATCACACCGTGGCCGTTGGGCAGTTCTTCAGGCAATTTGCCGATCTCAGAGTGGATCTCTTCGAAGACCGTAGCGAACTCGCCTTCCTTCGGGTAAGATGCGGGGTCCTCGGTATCGTATTGCCCGACGGGTAGCCCTTCATACATCAAGACGCGCACCGGGCCTACCCCTTCGACCGGGATGAATTCCTGGATCACTTCCTGTGCGGGAACACCGGCCACGCCATATTTCGGCGTGCCCATGTAGGAGAGGATGATCATGACCAGGGCAAACACGACCCCGGCTGACAGGATCAGCTTGCGGTCGCTGGCGCGGCGGCTCGGGTTGAAGTCCACATAGGGTAGAATGGCGAGGCCGCCAAAGACCACGCCGGGCAGAACCACGCCCATCAAGGTTTTGTCGCCGAGTTTGAGCAGGCCCTGAATCCAGAGGAAGTACCAGGGCGCCGTGGTGTGGAAGGGCGTCACCAGGGGGTCTGCGTGATGCTCCAGCGGCGCCGTGTACAGGAAGACGCAGTAGACGACCAGTGCCAGGGTCGCGAGGATGGTCAACAGCATTTCATCTATCATGACATCGGGCAGGAAGTAAACACGCTTGTCGGCCGGGACACGCTTACCGGTGTCTTGACCGACCTCCTCTTCACGCGCGGGCAGCGAGATGCCGAAGTGGACCACCTTGTAGTAATGCACGAAGAAGAAGATCAGCAGCAGCGCGGGCACGAAGAGCACGTGCAGCAGGTAGAAACGCAGCAGGCCGGCCGCGCCGATGTCTGGAGCGCCGCGCAAGATCAGGTTGATGGCGTTGCCAACCGCTGGCGGCGGCACAGCTTCGGCCATGCTGGTGCCGATGGTGACGGCCCAGAAGGCCAACTGATCCCACGGCAGCAGATAGCCGCTGAAGCTCAAGAAGAGCGTGGCCAGCAGCAGGATGACACCGGTAAACCAGGTGAATTGGCGTGGTTTCTTGTACGATCCGGTGATGAACGTACGCGCCATATGAAAGATGACGACGATGACCATGGCTTCGGCGCCGGCCCGGTGCAGGTCGCGCATCAGCGAGCCGAGGGGAACATTGCTGAGGATTCTGAGCATATCCGTATAGGCCGAACGCGGCGTGGGCGCGTAGAAGATCATCAGGAAGATGCCGGTAATCGTCTCCAGCAGGAACAGGAAGGTGCTCAACCAGCCCATGCGGAAGGTATGCGTCAGTTTGGTGACGCTGGCATGATAAAAAGAGGGCTTGATGTGCAGCCAGAAGGCCTCCGAATGCAACTGGAGGCGAGGGTTTGGACGTCCTGGGGGATCACCGCGTAGCATGCCGCGCAGGTCGTTCCAACTGAGACCTGCTGTGAAGCGTGTGATGGCTTCGTCGGCCAGCTCGGCCGCCACAGGGCGGATGCCCTTGCTACGAAGATCCTGCAAAACACTCATAAAGGCTCTCCTTCAAGAGAATGTTCTGAAGAACGGTCTCTCAACGATTCGGCAGATTCAGGGCATGCCTGGAGGCAGGCGCCGAGTGCTAAGGAATGAGAATTTTTCAACTGTCCAGTTCCGAGCAAATTCTGAGCATACAGACAGCACCAAAGCGGACACTTATTTAATTCTCATTCCTAACCGCTGAGACAACGAGGAAAAAATTACGATTTTTGGATGGGCGGTGCGCCTGGGGCTGGCGCCTGCTGCTCTCCGCCCGGGATTGGCGTCATACCGGAGCGCATCAGGCGTTTGCCGGTGTCTACCATCACCGTGAAGTTGGGGTCACTCACCTGGACGGCCGCGTCGGACCCGGTGGTTTCGGACACAACATTGCCGGAACCGTCAAGCATTCGAATCGTGAATTGATCCAGACCACGGGCGGCCGGGCCGCGCATCAAACTGCCATCGAGCCAAAAACGGGAGCCGTGGCAGGGGCACTGGAAACGGTAGTTGAGTGTGTCCCACTCATACAGACATCCGAGGTGCGTACACACTTTGTAGAGTGCCCTCACCCCATCTTCGGTGCGCACCATCCAGAACTTACCGGTGGTGTTGGGCACAGGCGCCGCATTGACTGCGGGCAGCGCCGACGCGGGGCCAAGGTTGAACTCGCCGCCAAATTCACCTGGTTTGAAACGGGGCAGGCCAAAGGCATACGAGGCGACGCCAGATCCGGCCGCCAGCACGCCCAGGGAAGCGCCCCAGGCATACATGAGAAACTCACGACGCGAGACGGCGCCGCTCACCTCAGCGGTCGGCTTCCTGGCTGTTTTGGGTTCTGCCATACCGATCTGAGCCTCCTTCTTCTACTTACTTTTGCTGCTACTTTCTACGAGTTGAGATCTATCGTGATGGCTGCTATGTCAGATTATATCATGATTAACCGATCCTCACAAACTTGCGTGATTCGGAACAAACGCACACGCGGTTCAACGTG
This genomic interval carries:
- a CDS encoding c-type cytochrome, with protein sequence MNSERVTALRRFSLRRPGVWAVLGLLLALLLVGVAGAQGGGDKARGAQIYDANCAVCHGPDGKGRVGATLSSVFSSIQPDALIRQTVANGIAGTAMPAWLQPGGPLTEQDISDLVAFIEGLSGGRPGEFPTPALKQITPIATLADVAGDPTAGAGLYSENCVMCHGDKGQGRIGARLSKAFSGIRPDLSVRSTIINGISGSAMPAWSQAKGGPLTDDEVNNLTAFILTLAPVGDAAATAVPTPAPAPSSGLLLPMWAVAGLVGILLLLAVAVVIFARAA
- a CDS encoding c-type cytochrome, yielding MKLVQITVGIVATILTLVILLFVGLGEPNRMAAEEASQLGKSIEEGALLFGEYCKPCHGPQAKGIEGLCPPLNDQYFFTGRLKDVGYPGTLRDYVKSTIAGGRLVSTRPNLYAGSMPPWAQDFGGPLRPDQINNLTDFVINFEKTAGQEMGMPTPTPEANDPVSRGKAIVLGKGTCSACHKIEGTAAAGVLGPELSKIGSIAETRVAGQSAADYIKESIVNPSAFLSPGFADNLMTKTFGQTLTADEINDMVTYLSTLK
- a CDS encoding cytochrome bc complex cytochrome b subunit, which produces MSVLQDLRSKGIRPVAAELADEAITRFTAGLSWNDLRGMLRGDPPGRPNPRLQLHSEAFWLHIKPSFYHASVTKLTHTFRMGWLSTFLFLLETITGIFLMIFYAPTPRSAYTDMLRILSNVPLGSLMRDLHRAGAEAMVIVVIFHMARTFITGSYKKPRQFTWFTGVILLLATLFLSFSGYLLPWDQLAFWAVTIGTSMAEAVPPPAVGNAINLILRGAPDIGAAGLLRFYLLHVLFVPALLLIFFFVHYYKVVHFGISLPAREEEVGQDTGKRVPADKRVYFLPDVMIDEMLLTILATLALVVYCVFLYTAPLEHHADPLVTPFHTTAPWYFLWIQGLLKLGDKTLMGVVLPGVVFGGLAILPYVDFNPSRRASDRKLILSAGVVFALVMIILSYMGTPKYGVAGVPAQEVIQEFIPVEGVGPVRVLMYEGLPVGQYDTEDPASYPKEGEFATVFEEIHSEIGKLPEELPNGHGVIVIEDWQEGLKKLTMRILWDNVTSGQTDTFEKIIYVHRDSIYGE
- a CDS encoding Rieske 2Fe-2S domain-containing protein; the encoded protein is MAEPKTARKPTAEVSGAVSRREFLMYAWGASLGVLAAGSGVASYAFGLPRFKPGEFGGEFNLGPASALPAVNAAPVPNTTGKFWMVRTEDGVRALYKVCTHLGCLYEWDTLNYRFQCPCHGSRFWLDGSLMRGPAARGLDQFTIRMLDGSGNVVSETTGSDAAVQVSDPNFTVMVDTGKRLMRSGMTPIPGGEQQAPAPGAPPIQKS